From Candidatus Pedobacter colombiensis, one genomic window encodes:
- a CDS encoding glycoside hydrolase family 2 TIM barrel-domain containing protein, whose product MKRFTHLFICAMLLFTVAAAQKKEIAARTSSLINEGWTFSYVADEKAGEAFGNESHIAIPHTWSTYETTRQEHPFIRNPSPKDGDFWWKGWGWYKRNLQISKSQQSKRIIVEFDGVQKYCKVWLNGHLLGEHKGGFTSFYFDLTGFVQSGNNVLTVAVNNQQRDGFSIPPMDAGNWDLYGGIYRDVRLVVTDKLYVPFQGSATHEGGTFITTPVVSDQQGIVHIKTWIKNDFKQAKTCRLKTIITNPKNEIVAEVVTSKIIAPGTLVAIDQQSAPIKKPMLWSPSSPSIYKVHSVIQSEGKVSDIYQSTFGFRWFYWDYTKNRLILNGKELNIQGIMRHQEYPWLGDAIPKWMSRNDLLDIKKNLEMNFYRGTHYSQDPYVYDLCDSLGLMVCEDLPNVKNKPFSTEVQQQQLREMIRRDRNHPSILFWGMGDETDHAANSEWAVKEDTTRIIHARAVVGPSAGKYAVNTDQNVQFGGLLQCTIRGWYNKDVKDFEPESSQHAGNEEWQHARARIKNKVKADERIDMTNLIVWCYADHGCDREYRNSPLLHLNPKGWVDLYRVPKYVYYLYQANHAKKPMIFIHPHNWTARYLGSRRDIIVDSNCDQVRLISEGKDLGVLYPDSNNLQSVVFKNVSVNKGTLIALGYKKGLKVCDTLYMAGPPARLKLSTSHLKLQAAKNEIAILTADVVDAAGHHVIGANPQLHWKVDGPATLVGPDTFTTDTDKQAQMEGTMYIDVPVKNVIRSTGIPGKITVTLLSDGLEKDKIEILVVKKIKDDKEV is encoded by the coding sequence ATGAAGCGATTTACCCATTTATTCATATGTGCAATGTTACTGTTTACCGTTGCAGCTGCACAGAAAAAAGAAATCGCAGCAAGAACCTCCAGCTTGATTAACGAAGGATGGACTTTTAGTTATGTTGCTGATGAAAAGGCTGGTGAAGCTTTCGGAAATGAAAGTCATATTGCCATTCCGCATACCTGGAGCACATATGAAACCACAAGGCAAGAACATCCCTTTATACGTAACCCTTCACCAAAAGATGGTGATTTTTGGTGGAAAGGCTGGGGATGGTACAAGAGAAATTTACAAATCAGTAAATCACAGCAATCCAAAAGAATCATTGTTGAATTTGACGGGGTACAAAAATACTGTAAAGTCTGGCTTAATGGTCATTTATTAGGTGAACATAAGGGCGGATTTACCTCTTTTTATTTCGACCTAACCGGATTTGTTCAATCCGGTAATAATGTATTGACTGTGGCAGTAAATAATCAGCAGCGTGATGGATTCTCAATTCCGCCCATGGATGCAGGCAACTGGGATTTGTATGGTGGAATTTACAGGGATGTAAGACTGGTAGTCACCGATAAATTGTATGTACCTTTTCAAGGCTCAGCAACTCATGAAGGAGGCACTTTCATTACCACACCTGTAGTTTCTGATCAACAGGGAATTGTACACATAAAGACATGGATTAAAAACGATTTTAAGCAAGCTAAAACGTGTAGATTAAAGACCATTATTACCAATCCTAAAAATGAGATAGTTGCAGAAGTTGTCACCAGCAAAATCATAGCACCAGGTACTTTGGTGGCAATAGATCAACAGTCAGCTCCCATAAAAAAACCGATGCTGTGGTCACCATCATCTCCATCGATTTATAAAGTACATTCAGTAATCCAAAGCGAGGGTAAAGTTTCAGATATATACCAAAGTACTTTTGGTTTCCGCTGGTTTTACTGGGATTATACTAAAAACAGGCTGATCTTAAACGGTAAAGAGCTTAATATACAAGGAATTATGCGGCATCAGGAATACCCCTGGTTGGGCGATGCAATTCCCAAATGGATGTCCAGAAATGATCTGCTGGACATCAAAAAGAATCTGGAGATGAATTTTTACAGAGGAACCCATTACTCTCAGGATCCTTATGTTTATGATTTATGTGACAGCCTGGGTCTTATGGTTTGCGAAGATTTACCTAATGTTAAAAATAAACCTTTTTCAACCGAAGTACAACAACAACAATTACGGGAAATGATCAGAAGAGACCGTAACCACCCAAGTATTCTTTTTTGGGGCATGGGCGATGAAACTGATCATGCGGCAAATTCAGAATGGGCTGTAAAAGAAGATACAACCAGAATTATTCATGCACGTGCTGTTGTTGGTCCATCAGCAGGTAAATATGCGGTAAATACAGATCAGAATGTTCAGTTTGGAGGTTTACTTCAATGTACTATCCGCGGCTGGTATAATAAGGATGTCAAAGATTTTGAACCGGAAAGTTCTCAGCATGCTGGTAATGAAGAATGGCAACATGCCAGGGCAAGGATAAAAAATAAAGTCAAAGCAGATGAACGCATTGATATGACAAACCTGATAGTTTGGTGCTATGCCGATCATGGTTGCGACCGGGAATACCGCAACAGCCCTTTATTACACTTAAACCCTAAAGGTTGGGTAGACCTGTATCGTGTACCTAAATATGTTTATTATTTGTATCAGGCCAATCATGCTAAAAAGCCCATGATCTTTATCCATCCACATAATTGGACTGCCAGATATTTAGGTAGTAGAAGGGATATTATAGTCGATTCCAATTGCGATCAGGTGCGATTAATTAGTGAGGGCAAAGACCTGGGGGTTTTGTATCCAGATTCCAATAATCTTCAAAGTGTTGTATTTAAAAATGTATCGGTAAACAAGGGAACATTAATTGCCCTGGGCTATAAGAAAGGATTAAAAGTGTGCGACACGCTTTACATGGCTGGACCGCCAGCTCGTTTAAAACTCAGCACATCTCATTTAAAGCTGCAAGCGGCAAAGAACGAAATTGCCATCCTGACAGCTGATGTGGTGGACGCAGCCGGACACCACGTTATTGGCGCAAACCCTCAATTACATTGGAAAGTAGATGGTCCTGCAACATTAGTTGGACCAGATACATTTACTACAGATACAGACAAGCAAGCCCAAATGGAAGGAACAATGTATATAGATGTGCCGGTAAAGAATGTCATTAGATCTACTGGCATTCCTGGGAAAATCACTGTAACACTACTGTCGGACGGTTTGGAAAAAGATAAGATTGAAATATTGGTAGTTAAAAAAATAAAAGATGATAAAGAAGTTTAA
- a CDS encoding acetylxylan esterase, translated as MIKNIITIALFCCTASSLYAQQTAEERSAQESREVFKKPLETVLKDIEKQYHVTLEFEPKVVKGKVVNYADWRLRTDLSATLDNVLKPLDLVWKEKNKDTYEITSFEYFRKEFSEGSKRLEELLKLYPDVKAWEARKQEVKSCMLKAMGINLSAKRNALNPVYRNKRKMDGYTAENVAFESIPGYFVCGTLYRPISGGQHPVILSPHGHFYNKVDKFIQDERGRYRPDMQYRCGTLARMGAIVFDYDMYSYGESVQQSGSYNFHKTGFALAIQTWNSIRALDFLLSLPDADVKRVGVTGASGGGTQTFLIAALDNRITASCPVVMVSSSFYGGCNCESGLPIHTCGRTNNAEIAAMAAPRPQLVISDGNDWTQTVPTIEFPYLKKVYGLYNAQEKVVNTHLPDDHHDYGFTKRVPMYHFFAKEFGLNIKAVSDKNGAIDESKITIENSETQHVFNNNFPMPAYALKSHESIVLAFEKLQKGAVAPW; from the coding sequence ATGATAAAAAATATAATTACCATAGCGCTATTTTGTTGCACTGCAAGTAGCTTGTATGCCCAGCAAACTGCAGAAGAGCGCTCTGCACAGGAATCCAGGGAGGTGTTTAAAAAACCACTTGAAACGGTTCTAAAAGATATTGAAAAGCAATATCATGTTACTTTAGAATTTGAACCGAAGGTTGTAAAAGGTAAAGTAGTTAACTATGCAGATTGGCGATTACGTACAGATCTAAGTGCCACACTTGATAATGTACTCAAGCCATTGGATCTGGTGTGGAAAGAGAAAAATAAGGATACTTATGAAATTACCAGTTTTGAATATTTCAGGAAAGAGTTTTCAGAAGGGTCAAAGCGTTTGGAAGAATTGCTTAAACTTTATCCTGATGTAAAAGCCTGGGAAGCACGTAAGCAAGAAGTGAAAAGCTGTATGCTCAAAGCTATGGGAATTAATCTTTCCGCAAAACGGAATGCACTGAACCCTGTATACAGAAACAAAAGAAAAATGGATGGCTATACTGCCGAAAACGTAGCATTTGAAAGTATCCCCGGATATTTTGTATGTGGTACGCTTTATCGTCCCATTAGCGGTGGGCAGCATCCTGTAATACTTAGTCCACACGGTCATTTTTATAATAAAGTAGATAAGTTTATCCAGGATGAACGTGGCAGATACCGCCCTGATATGCAATACCGTTGTGGTACGCTAGCCAGGATGGGCGCAATTGTCTTTGATTATGATATGTATTCCTATGGTGAATCCGTCCAGCAGAGTGGTAGTTACAATTTCCATAAAACTGGATTTGCATTGGCTATTCAAACCTGGAACAGTATCAGAGCACTTGATTTTTTACTCAGTTTACCTGACGCGGATGTAAAACGAGTTGGTGTAACTGGTGCTTCCGGCGGAGGTACACAAACTTTTTTAATTGCTGCATTAGACAACCGTATTACAGCCAGTTGTCCGGTAGTGATGGTATCATCCAGTTTTTATGGAGGATGCAACTGCGAGAGCGGCTTGCCTATACATACTTGTGGCAGAACCAACAATGCTGAAATTGCAGCTATGGCTGCACCAAGGCCACAACTTGTAATTTCCGATGGAAATGACTGGACGCAAACTGTTCCAACCATAGAATTCCCTTACCTGAAAAAAGTATATGGTTTGTACAATGCACAAGAGAAAGTAGTAAACACACACTTGCCCGATGATCACCATGATTATGGATTTACCAAACGCGTGCCTATGTATCATTTCTTTGCCAAAGAATTTGGCCTAAATATTAAAGCCGTAAGCGACAAAAATGGAGCTATTGATGAGTCAAAAATCACTATTGAGAACAGTGAAACTCAACATGTATTCAATAACAATTTTCCAATGCCCGCTTATGCATTAAAAAGTCATGAGTCCATTGTGTTGGCATTTGAAAAACTGCAAAAGGGGGCTGTTGCGCCCTGGTAA
- a CDS encoding glycosyl hydrolase family 28 protein: MRTISLLIIILLNSIHSIAQAPSNHSFFTVKANGTTLETTVFKDVNYASFKQRTALNIEITCSETIRDFVISPLNKQITGSLTKPNTLAFQLKEASYLVITINKNQRLFLFAETTEDQDLSGQMANINSYHLDMEKINTGIIQTAINQAAQKKQTLFFPSGVYKTGKLSIPSNSRILMAAGAVWKASDELSDLKNQTTQKPNAFIRIQDANHVEIKGLGVIDGNGRALRDKYGDDARFRIFLIVSSKDVLIEGITARDPGSWNTQIMYSDNVTFKKVKLLNDVTLSNTDGFDPDASSHVTIENCFAYTGDDNVAIKVTKNDGPVNRTSDITVKGCVFLTRKSSLKVGTESRGTSISNVLFEDNDVVMSDRGMALYCSDGALYQNIRYVNNRFESNYPDAKKMGIQFVINKRNADSKAGKMENVSITNCKFYTPFPAASEIKGLDDAHQIAVKIDNLEINGKKCLTLSDAAIKTTFATVEVK; encoded by the coding sequence ATGAGGACAATTAGTTTATTGATAATCATTCTTTTGAATAGCATACACAGTATAGCCCAGGCACCATCAAACCACAGTTTTTTTACTGTTAAGGCAAATGGAACAACACTTGAGACTACAGTATTTAAAGATGTAAATTACGCTTCTTTTAAGCAGAGGACTGCCCTAAACATCGAAATAACTTGTAGCGAAACCATTCGTGATTTTGTAATTAGTCCTTTAAATAAACAAATCACAGGGAGCTTGACAAAGCCCAATACATTAGCGTTTCAATTAAAGGAGGCATCCTACCTGGTAATCACGATCAACAAGAATCAACGATTATTCCTATTTGCAGAAACAACTGAAGATCAGGATTTATCAGGGCAAATGGCCAATATAAACAGCTATCATCTGGATATGGAAAAAATAAATACCGGCATTATTCAGACTGCTATCAATCAGGCTGCCCAAAAGAAGCAAACCTTATTTTTTCCGTCGGGGGTGTACAAAACAGGGAAGCTTTCCATTCCCTCTAATTCAAGGATCTTAATGGCCGCAGGAGCTGTATGGAAAGCTTCTGATGAGCTTTCAGACTTAAAAAATCAGACCACACAAAAGCCAAATGCTTTTATCAGAATTCAGGATGCAAATCATGTAGAAATAAAAGGGCTGGGGGTTATTGATGGAAATGGAAGAGCACTTCGTGATAAATACGGCGATGATGCCAGATTCAGAATCTTTCTCATCGTATCCTCAAAGGATGTGCTGATTGAAGGAATAACAGCGCGCGACCCGGGTTCATGGAATACACAGATTATGTATTCGGACAATGTGACCTTTAAAAAAGTTAAACTGCTCAATGATGTGACGCTATCTAATACAGATGGCTTCGATCCGGATGCCTCATCCCATGTGACCATAGAGAACTGTTTTGCCTATACAGGCGATGATAATGTAGCCATTAAGGTGACTAAAAATGACGGCCCCGTAAATAGAACTTCGGATATAACTGTTAAAGGTTGCGTGTTCCTAACCAGAAAATCTTCTTTAAAAGTGGGAACAGAATCAAGAGGGACTTCAATCAGTAATGTTTTATTCGAAGATAATGATGTAGTTATGTCTGATAGAGGTATGGCTTTGTATTGTTCTGACGGTGCCTTATACCAGAACATAAGGTATGTAAATAATCGTTTTGAAAGCAATTATCCCGATGCTAAAAAGATGGGAATACAATTCGTGATTAACAAAAGAAATGCAGACAGTAAAGCAGGCAAGATGGAAAATGTGTCCATTACCAATTGCAAATTTTATACACCTTTCCCTGCAGCATCTGAAATAAAAGGTTTAGATGATGCACATCAGATTGCAGTAAAAATTGATAATCTGGAAATTAATGGAAAGAAATGCCTGACACTTAGTGATGCAGCGATCAAAACAACATTCGCAACAGTCGAAGTTAAATAG
- a CDS encoding SusD/RagB family nutrient-binding outer membrane lipoprotein: protein MKNLYKTTATIVALLVTTSCNKYLDINSNPAVPQSVKAEFLLPPIEFQMTNGTAQDYQQIWKVTQNMGGTSTDNSSLVWEQHTSTYPSNSDVGGVIWRMNYADLGLNLQHMIDDGITNQKYEYVAIGYAIKAWSFQMCTDLYGPIILDEAFTPNQLTFHYQDQPDVYNRVREWCYLSLKYAKMKSPLNYTTQLQGLTGDGIYKGDMTKWRKFVYALLALQYSHLTNKAEFKTQYADSVSKFVDLSFANESESATVYFAATTNVDANPLGPSKAYMTTSSNGWYYGRPTTTILNYLTGGVRGTAVPNSSSSIDPRLSRLLLPLVSTATPPVISYIAITPTKGSTTNTVPAVYGAIPAGGTTYPGRYIFTDRARYPLMTYSQLQFAKAEAKFIQGNKGDAYTAYVNGIRGHMDFFNLYGRASATPDPVISAPEINAYMISSEVAQTAGDLNIADIMGQKYIAQWGWAGLETWCDLRKYHYSPAVFRTYYQLATLGGLAGVNAGKYAYRFRPRYNSEYVWNSAELIKWGGLTPTYMTQETWFSQP, encoded by the coding sequence ATGAAGAATTTATATAAAACAACAGCAACAATAGTTGCATTACTTGTTACCACAAGTTGCAATAAGTATCTCGATATCAATTCCAATCCAGCAGTACCTCAGTCTGTAAAAGCGGAATTTCTTTTACCCCCCATTGAATTTCAAATGACCAATGGAACTGCACAGGATTACCAGCAAATTTGGAAGGTAACCCAAAATATGGGCGGTACATCTACTGATAACTCATCATTGGTTTGGGAGCAGCATACATCTACCTACCCTTCCAACAGCGATGTGGGCGGTGTAATATGGCGGATGAACTACGCCGATTTAGGCCTTAACCTGCAACACATGATTGATGATGGGATAACCAATCAGAAATACGAATATGTGGCAATAGGTTATGCTATTAAAGCTTGGTCGTTCCAAATGTGTACCGACCTTTACGGGCCAATAATTTTGGATGAGGCCTTTACACCTAATCAGTTAACTTTTCATTATCAGGATCAGCCTGATGTTTATAATAGGGTAAGAGAGTGGTGCTACTTATCGCTTAAATACGCAAAAATGAAAAGTCCACTCAACTATACAACTCAACTGCAAGGACTTACAGGAGACGGCATATACAAAGGCGATATGACCAAATGGCGAAAATTTGTTTACGCATTATTGGCATTGCAATACAGCCATTTAACAAACAAGGCTGAGTTTAAAACTCAATATGCAGATAGCGTATCTAAATTTGTCGATCTTTCCTTTGCTAACGAATCAGAAAGTGCAACTGTATATTTTGCCGCTACAACCAACGTTGATGCGAATCCACTCGGCCCGTCAAAAGCATATATGACCACTAGCAGCAACGGCTGGTATTATGGCCGCCCAACTACCACTATTTTAAACTACTTAACAGGCGGTGTAAGAGGTACGGCAGTGCCTAACTCTTCGTCATCTATTGATCCCCGCTTAAGCCGCCTACTACTCCCACTGGTAAGCACTGCAACACCGCCGGTAATATCTTATATTGCTATCACGCCAACAAAGGGCAGCACTACCAATACGGTACCGGCAGTGTATGGTGCCATACCTGCAGGAGGTACCACCTATCCGGGCAGATATATTTTCACCGACAGGGCCCGATACCCGCTAATGACCTATAGCCAGTTACAGTTCGCTAAAGCCGAGGCCAAATTTATACAGGGTAATAAAGGCGATGCCTATACTGCTTATGTAAACGGCATACGTGGACACATGGATTTTTTCAACCTGTACGGCCGCGCCTCTGCAACTCCTGATCCAGTTATCTCTGCACCTGAAATTAACGCATACATGATATCTTCGGAAGTGGCACAAACCGCCGGCGACCTTAACATTGCCGACATTATGGGCCAAAAATATATTGCACAATGGGGCTGGGCCGGTTTAGAAACCTGGTGCGATTTAAGGAAGTACCATTACAGTCCTGCCGTTTTCAGAACTTATTATCAATTAGCTACCCTTGGTGGACTGGCAGGTGTTAACGCAGGCAAATATGCCTACCGTTTTAGGCCGCGCTATAATTCTGAATATGTATGGAACTCTGCCGAGTTAATCAAATGGGGCGGTTTAACACCAACCTATATGACTCAGGAAACCTGGTTTAGTCAACCGTAA
- a CDS encoding glycosyl hydrolase family 28 protein: MIKKFKFLFLLLLATNAFSQNKEMLYTTIPGAEKSNIYTLTVNGKEVFVEKFKDISYARFAFTGEAKLVVTSAQNFLKYTLSPLSYNIAAQKSGNQISFNLTQPRKLIFQLEGVAEKLFIFADAPEIDAPKLGDKNVANLMDFVQDNTGNKLQTHQIQKAIDQVSSKGGGTLFVPNGKYLTGTFLMRKNVTLYLESGAIIQGSGNLTDYNDNGNNKTGKITEGRGALIYFPEADRARIMGRGVIAMAGTKIKTETGQKIRVCNMVNCNNSGIYDVIIRDSGGFNIHILHSSNITMKGYKIINDISLANQDGTDPDGCNGVTVDDVFMYTSDDAIAVKADHSLCENIMVKNCVFWTVKSALKIGSDPYFGARNVTFQNNDVVHADRALALYSGKGPIENVKFIDNKSEFVGGNAKRQLIVFQVSNDKENNKDADQRGVGYIKGVEVINYTAYQKSENKSIIAGTIAKNGAIHKVSDVVFKNLIIEGKHCLSAEDADIVLSPRKLPQNPNLTKKEAEQSAKEHPVAINTVENIRFY; the protein is encoded by the coding sequence ATGATAAAGAAGTTTAAATTTTTATTTCTGCTGCTGCTGGCAACAAATGCCTTTAGCCAAAACAAGGAAATGTTGTATACGACTATTCCCGGAGCAGAAAAAAGCAATATTTATACGCTGACTGTAAATGGCAAAGAAGTTTTTGTAGAGAAATTTAAAGACATCAGCTATGCACGCTTTGCTTTTACCGGCGAAGCAAAATTAGTGGTTACCTCTGCTCAGAACTTTCTAAAATACACCTTAAGCCCACTAAGCTATAACATTGCCGCTCAAAAGTCAGGCAATCAAATTTCTTTTAACCTCACTCAACCGCGTAAGCTTATTTTTCAATTAGAGGGCGTAGCAGAAAAATTATTCATTTTTGCAGATGCCCCGGAAATAGATGCACCCAAATTGGGAGATAAGAATGTAGCCAATTTGATGGACTTTGTACAGGACAATACAGGGAACAAACTGCAAACTCACCAAATTCAAAAAGCGATTGATCAGGTCTCTTCAAAAGGCGGCGGAACTTTATTTGTGCCAAATGGCAAATACCTGACCGGTACATTTTTAATGCGTAAAAACGTAACCCTATATCTGGAAAGCGGTGCAATCATTCAAGGTTCAGGTAATCTGACTGACTACAATGATAACGGGAATAACAAAACCGGAAAAATAACTGAGGGTAGAGGAGCTCTGATCTATTTCCCGGAGGCTGATCGCGCCCGGATTATGGGAAGAGGAGTAATTGCAATGGCCGGTACAAAGATCAAAACGGAAACCGGACAAAAAATAAGGGTCTGTAATATGGTAAATTGCAATAATTCAGGTATATACGATGTTATTATCAGAGATTCCGGTGGTTTTAATATTCATATCCTGCATTCTTCAAATATCACGATGAAAGGTTATAAAATCATCAATGATATTTCATTGGCCAACCAGGACGGAACAGACCCAGATGGCTGCAATGGCGTAACAGTTGATGATGTATTTATGTATACCTCAGACGATGCCATTGCTGTTAAAGCCGACCACAGCCTATGCGAAAATATCATGGTAAAAAACTGCGTGTTCTGGACGGTTAAATCTGCCTTAAAAATAGGATCAGATCCTTATTTCGGAGCCAGGAATGTGACCTTTCAAAACAATGATGTGGTTCATGCAGATCGTGCTTTAGCCTTGTACTCAGGAAAGGGACCGATAGAAAACGTGAAATTCATAGACAACAAATCCGAGTTTGTAGGTGGAAATGCCAAGCGTCAGTTGATCGTGTTCCAGGTTTCCAATGATAAGGAGAACAATAAGGATGCTGATCAAAGAGGTGTGGGGTATATTAAGGGAGTAGAGGTTATCAATTATACAGCCTATCAAAAAAGCGAGAATAAAAGCATTATTGCGGGTACTATAGCAAAAAATGGTGCCATTCATAAGGTATCTGATGTGGTATTTAAAAATTTGATCATTGAAGGTAAGCACTGCCTTTCTGCTGAAGATGCTGACATTGTTTTATCCCCAAGGAAATTGCCTCAAAATCCAAATCTGACCAAAAAAGAAGCAGAACAGAGTGCAAAGGAGCACCCGGTAGCTATAAATACAGTAGAAAACATTAGATTTTATTAA
- a CDS encoding acetylxylan esterase has translation MKKKCLVLLGIGWCLLGKALAQQPEEVYKKPLETVLKEIEQRYHVKLDYESKNTKDKVVNFADWRFRTDLIETLDNVLKPLDMVWQAKGKDAYQITRYEYFRKSAEEGKNQLDALLKLCTNSEGWEARKKTVKDCMLQTMGINLNARRNDLKPIFHSRRVMDGYIAENVAIESIPGYFLCGTLYRPAGKGSYPVILSPHGHFYNNVDKSIPDERGRYRPDMQYRCAALAKMGAIVFDYDMYAWGESVAQTGNKSYHRTGFALAMQTWNSIRALDFLLTLPGADPKRVGITGASGGGTQTLLAAALDNRITASCPVVIVSSSFYGGCPCESGLGIHACSLTNNAEIAAMVAPKPQLIISDGNDWTKTVPTIEFPYLKKMYGLYKKTEFIENAHFPNDHHDYAFTKRVPMYHFFAKQFGLNIKAISNKNGDIDESKITIEKSDAQLAFTKDTPMPVYALKSHKAIMEAFKNLQEGAKL, from the coding sequence ATGAAAAAGAAATGTTTGGTTTTGTTGGGCATTGGGTGGTGTCTTTTGGGAAAAGCGCTTGCACAGCAACCGGAAGAAGTTTATAAAAAACCGTTGGAAACAGTACTAAAAGAGATTGAACAACGGTATCATGTGAAACTTGACTATGAAAGCAAGAACACTAAAGATAAAGTGGTAAACTTTGCTGACTGGCGTTTCAGGACTGACCTTATTGAGACACTGGATAATGTTTTGAAGCCTTTAGATATGGTTTGGCAAGCCAAAGGCAAAGATGCATATCAGATTACCAGGTATGAGTATTTTAGAAAGAGTGCTGAGGAAGGCAAAAATCAATTGGATGCCCTGCTTAAGCTTTGTACAAATTCAGAAGGCTGGGAAGCTCGAAAAAAGACTGTAAAAGACTGTATGCTGCAAACCATGGGGATAAACCTTAATGCCAGGCGAAATGATTTAAAACCCATATTCCATTCCAGACGGGTAATGGATGGCTATATAGCGGAAAACGTAGCAATAGAAAGTATCCCCGGATACTTTTTATGTGGTACTTTATACCGTCCGGCTGGCAAAGGATCATATCCTGTTATTCTTTCTCCACATGGCCATTTTTATAACAATGTAGATAAATCTATTCCAGATGAGCGAGGCAGGTACCGACCGGATATGCAATATCGTTGTGCAGCTTTAGCAAAAATGGGTGCTATTGTTTTCGATTACGATATGTATGCATGGGGTGAATCGGTAGCTCAGACTGGCAATAAATCTTATCACCGTACAGGATTTGCATTGGCTATGCAAACCTGGAATAGTATCAGAGCATTGGACTTCTTATTGACATTACCAGGAGCTGATCCAAAACGCGTTGGTATAACCGGTGCTTCCGGTGGAGGAACCCAAACACTGCTGGCTGCGGCTTTAGATAACAGGATTACGGCTAGCTGTCCTGTTGTTATCGTGTCATCCAGTTTTTACGGTGGGTGCCCATGTGAAAGTGGTTTGGGGATACACGCTTGCAGCTTAACCAATAATGCCGAAATCGCGGCCATGGTAGCTCCCAAGCCACAATTGATAATTAGCGATGGAAACGACTGGACCAAAACAGTACCAACTATAGAGTTTCCATACCTTAAAAAAATGTATGGCTTATATAAAAAAACAGAGTTTATAGAAAACGCACACTTTCCTAATGATCATCACGATTATGCTTTTACGAAACGCGTACCCATGTATCACTTTTTTGCTAAGCAATTTGGCTTAAACATCAAGGCCATCAGTAATAAAAACGGGGACATTGATGAATCCAAAATCACAATAGAAAAGAGCGATGCCCAACTCGCATTTACAAAAGATACTCCAATGCCTGTTTATGCCTTAAAAAGTCATAAAGCCATAATGGAGGCCTTTAAAAATTTACAGGAGGGTGCAAAACTTTAA
- a CDS encoding DUF4397 domain-containing protein, with protein sequence MKKISITLVCTLALALTIIGCGKVVLDYGAVEKLSADQALLKVNYVSAYADNRSVFFKINGQRVSNLLTGRTPFPGGGYNTGGANNSNLLIINSGTVNFSVIQPHKIDNGLDSVVLYSTAFQAEAGKNYNLHITDTAATTKNVLTQQDLTLPDSSVVRYKFINLMPNVSSIDLYYGATSATAADQSTDSLVMGNVNYLQMSDSFTLKAGVLKTWKIRIAGAPKTAATVLASYSSTSVVANQRVFTAFACGYSGKATPAQKPYISFFLVR encoded by the coding sequence ATGAAAAAGATATCAATTACATTAGTTTGTACCCTTGCTTTGGCACTTACCATAATTGGCTGCGGAAAAGTTGTACTGGATTATGGTGCCGTTGAAAAACTTTCTGCCGACCAGGCACTGCTAAAAGTCAATTATGTATCCGCTTATGCAGATAACCGGTCTGTTTTTTTTAAAATAAATGGCCAGCGCGTAAGTAACCTGCTCACTGGGCGCACCCCCTTCCCAGGGGGGGGGTATAATACCGGAGGTGCCAACAACTCAAATCTGCTCATCATCAATTCCGGAACGGTAAACTTTTCGGTGATACAGCCGCACAAAATTGATAATGGGCTTGATTCTGTTGTATTATACAGCACAGCTTTCCAGGCAGAGGCTGGTAAAAACTACAATCTGCATATTACAGATACCGCTGCTACAACTAAAAATGTTTTAACACAGCAAGATCTTACCCTGCCCGATAGCTCGGTAGTGCGTTATAAATTTATTAATCTGATGCCTAATGTGTCATCTATAGATTTGTATTATGGTGCTACCAGCGCAACCGCTGCCGATCAAAGTACCGATTCATTAGTGATGGGCAATGTTAATTATCTGCAAATGAGCGACTCTTTCACCTTAAAAGCCGGGGTATTAAAAACCTGGAAAATACGCATTGCCGGTGCTCCAAAAACGGCCGCCACTGTATTGGCTAGTTATTCAAGCACCAGCGTAGTTGCTAATCAGCGGGTATTTACTGCTTTTGCTTGCGGATATAGTGGAAAAGCAACACCGGCACAAAAGCCGTATATCTCGTTCTTCCTTGTCAGGTAA